Proteins encoded by one window of Nicotiana tabacum cultivar K326 chromosome 10, ASM71507v2, whole genome shotgun sequence:
- the LOC107825203 gene encoding riboflavin synthase: MATVSSSVASLSKPLNPSISSPKNPTIFNLWNPQLNRVKSPQTLSLKSPSISHLFIKPLKAQQSRISSTPITSLFTGIVEEIGEINQLGFDKPDSFTMKIKANLILEDINLGDSISVNGTCLTVADFDKQLAEFSVGLAPETLRKTSLIELEKGSWVNLERALRPSTRMGGHFVQGHVDGTGQIVELKPEGDSLWVKVKTSKEILRYIVPKGFIAVDGTSLTVVDVFEEEDCFNFMLVAYTQQNVVIPMKKVGQKVNLEVDILGKYVERLLSSGFVNAIKSS, from the coding sequence ATGGCAACAGTTTCATCCTCAGTTGCGTCTCTTTCCAAACCCTTAAACCCATCTATCTCTTCCCCCAAAAATCCTACCATCTTCAATCTATGGAATCCCCAGCTCAATCGAGTAAAATCCCCACAAACCCTATCTCTCAAATCTCCTTCAATTTCTCATCTCTTTATCAAACCTCTAAAAGCTCAACAATCTCGTATTTCTTCTACCCCAATCACCTCCCTTTTTACCGGTATAGTTGAAGAaatcggggaaatcaaccaactGGGTTTCGATAAACCCGACAGTTTTACCATGAAAATCAAAGCTAACCTCATTCTTGAAGACATCAACCTCGGCGACAGTATTTCCGTCAACGGAACTTGTCTTACCGTCGCTGATTTCGACAAACAGTTGGCGGAATTCAGTGTTGGATTGGCTCCAGAAACGCTGAGAAAGACGTCTCTGATCGAATTGGAAAAAGGGTCTTGGGTTAATTTGGAAAGGGCTTTGAGGCCTAGTACTAGAATGGGAGGTCACTTTGTGCAGGGCCATGTTGATGGGACTGGccagattgttgagctaaaaccTGAAGGGGATTCTCTGTGGGTAAAGGTTAAAACTTCGAAAGAAATTTTGAGGTACATTGTGCCTAAAGGATTTATTGCTGTGGATGGGACTAGTTTGACTGTAGTAGATGTGTTTGAAGAAGAAGACTGTTTTAACTTCATGTTGGTGGCTTACACTCAGCAAAATGTGGTGATTCCGATGAAGAAAGTGGGGCAGAAGGTTAATCTTGAGGTGGATATATTGGGGAAGTATGTGGAGAGGCTTCTTAGTAGTGGCTTTGTCAATGCCATCAAATCTTCATGA